One genomic window of Bradyrhizobium sp. CCGE-LA001 includes the following:
- the katG gene encoding catalase/peroxidase HPI gives MDDTSKCPFTGGKPTRTNRDWWPTQLNIEVLHKNSDKSDPMDKDFDYAKEFKSLDLNAVIKDLTALMTDSQEWWPADFGHYGGLMIRMAWHSAGTYRTTDGRGGAGAGQQRFAPLNSWPDNANLDKARRLLWPIKQKYGRKISWADLMVLAGNVALESMGFKTFGFAGGRADVWEPEELYWGPEGTWLGDERYSGERQLAEPLGAVQMGLIYVNPEGPNGKPDPVAAAKDIRETFARMAMNDEETVALIAGGHSFGKTHGAGDPSLVGPEPEAGALEDQGLGWKSKHASGHSGDAITSGLEVTWTATPTKWSNNFFENLFNFEWELTKSPGGANQWTAKGADAIIPDAFDKSKKHRPTMLTTDLSLRFDPAYEKISRRFLENPDQFADAFARAWFKLTHRDMGPIQRYLGPLVPKETLIWQDPIPAVNHELVSDQDIAALKTKILASGLSVSELVSTAWASASTFRGSDKRGGANGARIRLAPQKDWEVNQPAQLAKVLGKLEAIQKDFNASSGAKKVSLADLIVLGGTAAVEKAAKDGGVEVKVGFTPGRMDASQEQTDAASFAPLEPRADGFRNYVGKRHQFMQEEEALVDRAQLLRLTGPEMTVLVGGLRVLGANANGSKHGVFTSKVGTLSNDFFVNLLGMSAQWTPAADGTYEARDRKTNAVKWTGTRSDLIFGAHSQLRAFAEVYATSDSKEKFVKDFAKAWTKVMNLDRYDIAA, from the coding sequence ATGGATGACACGTCGAAGTGCCCGTTCACGGGCGGAAAACCCACGCGCACGAACCGCGACTGGTGGCCAACCCAGCTCAACATCGAGGTCCTGCACAAGAACTCTGACAAGTCCGATCCGATGGACAAGGACTTCGACTATGCCAAGGAGTTCAAGTCGCTCGACCTGAATGCGGTCATCAAGGACCTCACCGCCCTGATGACGGATTCGCAGGAATGGTGGCCGGCCGACTTCGGTCACTATGGCGGCCTGATGATCCGCATGGCCTGGCACAGCGCGGGCACCTATCGCACCACTGACGGCCGCGGTGGCGCCGGCGCCGGTCAGCAGCGTTTCGCCCCGCTCAACAGCTGGCCCGACAACGCCAACCTCGACAAGGCACGCCGCCTGCTCTGGCCGATCAAGCAGAAATATGGCCGCAAGATTTCCTGGGCCGACCTAATGGTGCTGGCCGGCAACGTCGCGCTGGAATCGATGGGCTTCAAGACGTTTGGTTTTGCGGGTGGTCGCGCCGACGTCTGGGAGCCGGAAGAGCTCTATTGGGGCCCGGAAGGCACCTGGCTCGGCGATGAGCGCTACAGCGGTGAGCGCCAGCTCGCCGAGCCGCTCGGCGCCGTGCAGATGGGCCTCATCTACGTCAATCCGGAAGGTCCGAACGGCAAGCCGGATCCGGTCGCTGCGGCCAAGGACATCCGCGAAACGTTTGCTCGCATGGCGATGAACGATGAAGAAACCGTCGCGCTGATCGCCGGCGGCCACAGCTTCGGCAAGACTCACGGCGCGGGCGATCCTTCGCTGGTCGGTCCGGAGCCGGAAGCTGGCGCGTTGGAAGATCAGGGCCTCGGCTGGAAGAGCAAGCACGCGTCGGGCCACTCAGGCGATGCCATCACCAGCGGCCTCGAAGTGACCTGGACGGCGACGCCGACGAAGTGGAGCAACAACTTCTTCGAGAACCTGTTCAATTTCGAATGGGAGCTGACGAAGAGCCCGGGCGGTGCGAACCAGTGGACGGCCAAGGGTGCCGACGCGATCATCCCCGACGCCTTCGACAAGTCGAAGAAGCATCGGCCGACGATGCTGACGACCGACCTCTCGCTGCGCTTCGATCCTGCCTATGAGAAGATCTCGCGCCGCTTCCTGGAGAACCCCGACCAGTTCGCGGACGCTTTCGCCCGCGCCTGGTTCAAGCTCACCCATCGCGACATGGGCCCGATCCAGCGTTATCTCGGTCCGCTGGTGCCGAAGGAGACGCTGATCTGGCAGGATCCGATCCCGGCGGTGAATCACGAGCTGGTCAGCGATCAGGATATCGCCGCGCTCAAGACCAAGATCCTGGCTTCGGGCCTCTCGGTCTCCGAGCTGGTGTCGACCGCCTGGGCGTCGGCCTCGACCTTCCGCGGCTCCGACAAGCGTGGCGGCGCCAACGGCGCGCGCATCCGTCTCGCCCCGCAGAAGGATTGGGAGGTGAACCAGCCGGCCCAGCTCGCCAAGGTTCTGGGCAAGCTCGAAGCGATCCAGAAGGACTTCAACGCGTCGTCCGGCGCCAAGAAGGTCTCGCTCGCGGACCTCATTGTCCTCGGCGGTACCGCCGCGGTCGAGAAGGCCGCGAAGGATGGCGGCGTCGAGGTCAAGGTCGGCTTCACGCCGGGCCGCATGGATGCCTCGCAGGAGCAGACCGATGCGGCCTCTTTCGCACCGCTGGAGCCGCGGGCCGATGGCTTCCGCAACTACGTCGGCAAGCGGCATCAGTTCATGCAGGAAGAAGAGGCGCTGGTCGATCGCGCGCAGCTTCTCAGACTCACTGGTCCCGAAATGACGGTTCTGGTCGGCGGCCTGCGGGTGCTCGGCGCCAACGCGAACGGGTCGAAGCATGGCGTTTTCACCTCGAAGGTGGGCACGCTCAGCAACGACTTCTTCGTCAACCTGCTCGGCATGAGCGCGCAGTGGACACCGGCGGCCGACGGCACCTATGAGGCGCGCGACCGCAAGACCAATGCGGTGAAGTGGACCGGCACGCGCTCCGACCTGATCTTCGGCGCGCACTCGCAGCTCCGCGCCTTCGCCGAGGTTTATGCCACCTCGGACTCCAAGGAGAAGTTCGTCAAGGACTTCGCCAAGGCCTGGACCAAAGTGATGAACCTCGACCGCTACGACATCGCAGCGTGA
- a CDS encoding hydrogen peroxide-inducible genes activator encodes MMNLTLRQLRYFDALARHGHFGRAAESCSISQPALSMQIKELEETLGGLLLERSARQVALTRFGEELAQRVRDILRSVDELGDFARASQDRFAGRLRIGMIPTIAPYLLPKITKNLTRMHPELDIRVRETMTPRLIQELVEGRLDTAIVALPVSEPSLTEVALFDEKFLLVRPGSDEGTPVPSREMMREMRLLLLEEGHCFRDQALSFCNMQAAPPREMLDANSLSTLVQMVSAGIGVTLIPEMAVPVETRSASVSLARFRDPEPSRTIGMVWRKTSPLARQLLQISEVVCLSAGKARPRQAARNQRA; translated from the coding sequence ATGATGAACCTGACGCTGCGCCAACTCCGCTATTTCGATGCGCTGGCGCGCCACGGCCATTTCGGCCGGGCGGCCGAGTCCTGCTCGATCTCGCAGCCGGCCTTGTCGATGCAGATCAAGGAGTTGGAGGAAACCCTCGGCGGCCTGCTGCTGGAGCGCAGCGCGCGGCAGGTTGCCCTGACCCGGTTCGGCGAGGAGCTCGCGCAACGCGTCCGCGACATCTTGCGCTCGGTCGATGAGCTCGGCGATTTCGCCCGGGCGTCACAAGACCGTTTCGCCGGCCGCCTGCGCATCGGCATGATCCCGACGATTGCGCCCTATCTCCTGCCCAAGATCACCAAGAACCTCACGCGCATGCATCCGGAGCTCGACATCCGCGTGCGTGAGACCATGACCCCGCGCCTGATCCAGGAGCTCGTCGAGGGCCGGCTCGACACCGCCATCGTGGCGCTGCCGGTGTCCGAGCCTTCACTCACGGAGGTCGCGCTGTTCGATGAGAAGTTCTTGCTGGTGCGGCCGGGCTCGGACGAGGGAACGCCGGTGCCATCGCGCGAGATGATGCGGGAGATGCGGCTGTTGTTGCTCGAAGAGGGCCACTGCTTCCGCGACCAGGCGCTCTCCTTCTGCAACATGCAAGCGGCGCCGCCGCGCGAGATGCTGGACGCCAATTCGCTCTCGACGCTGGTCCAGATGGTCAGCGCCGGCATCGGCGTCACGCTGATTCCCGAGATGGCGGTGCCGGTGGAGACGCGATCGGCGTCGGTCTCGCTGGCGCGCTTCCGCGATCCCGAGCCATCGCGCACCATCGGCATGGTCTGGCGCAAGACTAGCCCGCTGGCGCGGCAATTGCTGCAAATCTCCGAGGTGGTGTGCCTGTCGGCCGGCAAGGCGCGCCCACGCCAGGCCGCGCGCAACCAACGGGCTTGA
- a CDS encoding GNAT family N-acetyltransferase yields MSQPVIRDARPDEYDEVGRVWMESWVSTGLGEASHFLLANLRARIRREIENGWSLFVADDRGTIAAMLALHLPKLYLDMLFVAPAYQGQSVGRRLLAFTRTQMPDEMHLRCVRENEKAWRWYEREGFVFEKEEVEPSNGFMMKYYRWENKGNAR; encoded by the coding sequence ATGTCACAGCCCGTCATTCGCGACGCCCGCCCGGACGAATATGATGAGGTCGGCCGCGTCTGGATGGAGAGCTGGGTCTCGACAGGACTTGGCGAGGCGAGCCACTTTCTGCTGGCAAACTTGCGTGCGCGTATCCGGCGCGAGATCGAGAACGGCTGGAGCCTGTTCGTCGCCGACGATCGCGGCACGATCGCCGCCATGCTGGCGCTGCATCTGCCAAAGCTCTATCTCGACATGCTTTTCGTCGCGCCCGCCTATCAGGGCCAATCGGTGGGACGGAGATTGCTCGCCTTCACGCGCACGCAAATGCCCGATGAGATGCATCTGCGCTGCGTGCGCGAAAACGAAAAGGCCTGGCGCTGGTACGAGCGCGAAGGGTTTGTGTTCGAGAAGGAAGAGGTCGAGCCGTCGAACGGGTTCATGATGAAGTATTATCGGTGGGAGAACAAAGGAAACGCCCGATGA
- a CDS encoding glutathione S-transferase family protein codes for MIKLYWSPRSRSFTTLWLMEESGLPYERVLTDISTGAQKAPEFLKVNPMGKVPALTDGDASLGEAAAICAYIADRYPEARLAPAVTDPRRARYLQWLFFSPGCIEPAIIQIFTKIEIPTSTAAWGSATQVFDVLEAALEKGPWILGEDFSAADITIGSGLNFAVRLFKMVPPRPAFDAYLARCMARPAFQRAETIAAG; via the coding sequence ATGATCAAGCTTTATTGGTCGCCTCGCTCGCGCTCGTTCACGACGCTCTGGCTGATGGAAGAAAGCGGCTTGCCCTATGAGCGCGTGCTGACCGACATCTCGACCGGCGCGCAGAAGGCGCCGGAATTCCTCAAGGTCAACCCGATGGGCAAGGTGCCGGCGCTGACCGACGGCGACGCATCGCTCGGCGAGGCGGCTGCGATCTGCGCCTACATTGCCGATCGCTATCCTGAGGCCAGGCTCGCGCCTGCGGTGACCGATCCGCGCCGTGCGCGCTATCTGCAATGGCTGTTCTTCTCGCCGGGCTGCATCGAGCCGGCCATCATCCAGATCTTCACCAAGATCGAGATCCCGACCTCGACCGCAGCGTGGGGCAGCGCGACCCAGGTCTTCGACGTGCTGGAAGCTGCGCTCGAGAAGGGCCCGTGGATTCTCGGCGAGGATTTCTCCGCCGCCGACATCACCATCGGCTCGGGCCTGAATTTCGCGGTGCGGCTGTTCAAGATGGTGCCGCCGCGGCCGGCCTTCGACGCTTACCTTGCGCGCTGCATGGCGCGCCCGGCATTCCAGCGCGCGGAGACAATCGCGGCGGGTTAG
- the fabI gene encoding enoyl-ACP reductase FabI, with protein sequence MEGLMKGKRGLIMGIANDHSIAWGMAKTLHAHGAELAFTFQGEALGKRVKPLAEQLGVDLVLPCDVEDIASVDATFAALRDKWGKLDFVIHAIGFADKNELKGRYADTSRENFSRTMVISCFSFTEIAKRAAELMTEGGSMITLTFGASERAMPNYNVMGVAKAALEASVRYLAADFGPRGIRVNAISAGPIRTLAGSGIGEARAMFAYMQKHAPLRRGVTLDELGGSALYLLSDLSGGVTGEIHYVDSGYNVILMPRPDDLKTQD encoded by the coding sequence ATGGAAGGTTTGATGAAGGGCAAGCGCGGTCTGATCATGGGCATCGCCAATGATCATTCGATCGCCTGGGGCATGGCGAAGACGCTGCATGCCCACGGTGCCGAGCTGGCCTTCACCTTCCAGGGTGAGGCCCTCGGTAAACGCGTCAAGCCGCTGGCGGAGCAGCTCGGCGTCGATCTGGTGCTGCCGTGCGACGTCGAGGACATCGCCAGCGTCGATGCGACCTTCGCGGCGCTCCGCGACAAGTGGGGCAAGCTCGACTTCGTGATCCACGCGATCGGCTTCGCCGACAAGAACGAGCTGAAGGGCCGCTACGCCGACACCAGCCGCGAGAACTTTTCGCGCACCATGGTGATCTCCTGCTTCTCGTTCACAGAGATTGCGAAGCGTGCGGCCGAACTGATGACCGAAGGCGGCAGCATGATCACGCTGACCTTCGGCGCGTCGGAACGCGCGATGCCGAATTACAACGTGATGGGCGTGGCCAAGGCGGCGCTGGAAGCCTCCGTGCGCTATCTCGCCGCCGATTTCGGACCGCGCGGCATCCGCGTCAATGCGATCTCCGCAGGTCCCATCCGCACGCTCGCCGGCTCAGGCATCGGCGAGGCGCGCGCGATGTTCGCCTACATGCAGAAGCATGCGCCGCTGCGCCGCGGCGTCACGCTCGACGAGCTCGGCGGCTCGGCGCTGTATCTGCTGTCGGACTTGTCCGGCGGCGTCACCGGCGAGATCCACTATGTCGATTCCGGCTACAACGTCATCCTGATGCCGAGGCCGGACGATTTGAAGACGCAGGACTAA
- the fabB gene encoding beta-ketoacyl-ACP synthase I encodes MRRVVVTGMGIVSSIGNNTQEVLASLHEAKSGISRAEKYAELGFRSQVAGEPSLDPATVVDRRAMRFLGQGAAWNHVAMEQAIQDSGLSPDEVSNIRTGIIMGSGGPSARTIVESADITRSKGPKRVGPFAVPKAMSSTASATLATWFKIKGVNYSISSACATSNHCVGNAYETIQIGKQDIIFAGGCEELDWSLSVLFDAMGAMSSKYNDTPATASRPYDLNRDGFVIAGGAGVLVLEELEHAKARGARIYGEIVGYGATSDGHDMVAPSGEGAERCMRMAMSTVKTKVDYINPHATSTPAGDPPEIEAIRKVFGVGEKCPPISATKALTGHSLGATGVQEAIYSLLMMNNGFICESAHIQELDPVFADMPIVRKRIDNVKIGTVLSNSFGFGGTNATLVFSRLDA; translated from the coding sequence ATGAGGCGGGTTGTGGTCACCGGAATGGGCATCGTCTCGTCCATCGGAAACAACACCCAGGAAGTGCTTGCGAGCCTTCACGAGGCGAAGTCGGGCATTTCGCGGGCTGAGAAATACGCCGAGCTCGGCTTCCGTTCGCAGGTCGCCGGCGAACCATCGCTCGATCCCGCGACGGTGGTCGACCGCCGCGCGATGCGTTTCCTCGGCCAGGGTGCCGCTTGGAATCACGTCGCGATGGAGCAGGCGATCCAGGATTCCGGCCTATCACCGGATGAAGTCTCCAACATCCGCACCGGCATCATCATGGGCTCCGGCGGGCCCTCGGCGCGCACCATCGTCGAATCCGCAGACATCACCCGCTCCAAGGGACCGAAGCGCGTCGGCCCGTTTGCAGTGCCGAAGGCGATGTCGTCGACGGCCTCCGCGACGCTCGCGACCTGGTTCAAGATCAAGGGCGTGAACTATTCGATCTCGTCGGCCTGCGCGACGTCGAACCATTGCGTCGGCAACGCCTATGAGACGATCCAGATCGGCAAGCAGGACATCATCTTCGCCGGCGGCTGCGAGGAGCTGGACTGGTCGCTGTCGGTGCTGTTCGACGCCATGGGCGCGATGTCCTCGAAGTACAACGACACGCCCGCCACCGCCTCGCGTCCCTACGACCTCAATCGCGACGGCTTCGTCATTGCCGGCGGTGCCGGCGTGCTGGTGCTGGAAGAGCTCGAGCATGCCAAGGCGCGCGGCGCACGCATCTATGGCGAGATCGTCGGCTATGGTGCGACCTCTGATGGCCACGACATGGTGGCGCCGTCGGGTGAAGGTGCCGAGCGCTGCATGCGCATGGCGATGTCGACGGTGAAGACCAAGGTCGACTACATCAACCCGCACGCGACCTCGACGCCCGCCGGCGATCCGCCGGAGATCGAGGCGATCCGAAAGGTGTTCGGCGTCGGCGAGAAGTGCCCGCCGATCTCGGCGACCAAGGCGCTGACCGGGCACTCCCTGGGCGCGACCGGCGTGCAGGAGGCGATCTATTCGCTGCTGATGATGAACAACGGCTTCATCTGCGAGAGCGCGCACATCCAGGAGCTCGATCCCGTGTTCGCCGACATGCCGATCGTGCGCAAGCGCATCGACAACGTCAAGATCGGCACCGTGCTGTCGAACTCGTTCGGCTTCGGCGGCACCAACGCCACGCTGGTGTTCAGCCGGCTGGATGCGTGA
- the fabA gene encoding bifunctional 3-hydroxydecanoyl-ACP dehydratase/trans-2-decenoyl-ACP isomerase — protein MLNRRNGYEYEDLLACARGEMFGPGNAQLPLPPMLMFDRITEINDKGGEFGKGVVRAELDVKPDLWFFGCHFKNDPVMPGCLGLDALWQMVGFYLGWIGGEGRGRALGLNELKFSGQVLTEARKVVYNVDIKRVMRAKLVLGIADGWLSVDDQIIYRAKDLKVGLFKQGTSLG, from the coding sequence ACGAAGATTTGCTGGCATGTGCCCGCGGCGAGATGTTCGGTCCGGGCAATGCCCAGCTGCCGCTGCCACCGATGCTGATGTTCGACCGCATCACGGAAATTAACGACAAAGGCGGCGAGTTCGGCAAGGGGGTGGTTCGCGCCGAGCTCGACGTGAAGCCCGACCTCTGGTTCTTCGGCTGTCACTTCAAGAATGATCCGGTGATGCCCGGCTGCCTCGGCCTCGATGCGCTGTGGCAGATGGTCGGCTTTTATCTCGGCTGGATCGGCGGCGAAGGTCGGGGCCGCGCGCTCGGCTTGAACGAGCTGAAATTCAGTGGTCAGGTGCTGACCGAAGCCCGCAAGGTTGTGTACAACGTCGATATCAAACGCGTGATGCGGGCAAAGCTCGTGCTCGGTATCGCCGACGGGTGGCTTTCGGTCGATGACCAGATTATTTATCGCGCCAAGGATCTGAAGGTCGGCCTGTTCAAGCAGGGCACGAGCCTGGGCTGA